The following coding sequences are from one Streptomyces sp. NBC_00536 window:
- a CDS encoding fructose-specific PTS transporter subunit EIIC: MTSPAGPSDTGPSDGGGASGNKRLKLLAVTACPTGIAHTYMAAEKLQQAAERLGIDMKVETQGSIGAENVLTDNDVREADGIIIAADKEVDRERFAGKRVLSTGVADGIHKPEELIERAQSAPVQQGTAAAAGSGGSGGKERSLAYKALMNGVSYMIPFVVVGGLLIAIALALGGHATETGYAVTPGTFWDHIFQIGVLGFTLMIPILSGYIAYAIGDRPALVPGMIGGFIANTGSLYDSKAGAGFIGAIVTGFLAGFLVLWIKKVKVPKVVQPIMPIIVIPIIATTALGLFFIYVIGKPISWVFENLTSWLSGMTGTSAILLGALLGLMIAFDMGGPVNKTAFLFGTGLIASGNYAVMGMCAAAIPVMPLGQGLATVLRRKLYSDQERDTGMAALFMGMFGISEGAIPFAAARPAVVIPANMLGGAVAGAIAGVAGVGDHVPHGGPVVAALGAISGWAWFLIAIAAGTVVTALTTNALIELKERKRGGGAVVAGSGGGAVVPEAVPVLVGAGAGAGAGTAVRASQAAPAAGSAVVAAGAEPEVLSGYLTEQTVKTELAADGKEAAIREMAAMLATTGNVRDTEELVRVALAREAQGTTGLGESIAIPHAKTDAVSRPTVGFARSAEGIEWGALDGTKARLVFMISVPEAAAGDEHLRILALLSRKLMDSGFRDRLQSAPDEAAILNVLREIR; the protein is encoded by the coding sequence CGCCGAGAACGTGCTCACTGACAACGATGTCAGGGAGGCGGACGGGATCATCATCGCCGCCGACAAGGAAGTGGACCGCGAGCGCTTCGCGGGCAAGCGGGTGCTGTCCACCGGTGTCGCGGACGGCATCCACAAGCCGGAGGAACTGATCGAGCGCGCCCAGAGCGCGCCGGTGCAGCAGGGCACGGCGGCCGCGGCCGGTTCGGGCGGGAGCGGCGGCAAGGAGCGCAGCCTCGCGTACAAGGCGCTGATGAACGGCGTCTCGTACATGATCCCCTTCGTGGTGGTCGGCGGTCTGCTGATCGCCATCGCGCTGGCCCTGGGCGGTCACGCCACCGAGACCGGCTACGCGGTCACCCCGGGCACCTTCTGGGACCACATCTTCCAGATCGGCGTCCTCGGCTTCACCCTGATGATCCCGATCCTGTCCGGGTACATCGCCTATGCGATCGGTGACCGGCCCGCGCTGGTGCCGGGCATGATCGGCGGCTTCATCGCGAACACCGGGTCGCTCTACGACTCCAAGGCGGGCGCGGGCTTCATCGGCGCCATCGTGACGGGCTTCCTCGCCGGTTTCCTGGTCCTGTGGATCAAGAAGGTCAAGGTTCCCAAGGTCGTCCAGCCGATCATGCCGATCATCGTGATCCCGATCATCGCGACGACGGCGCTCGGCCTGTTCTTCATCTACGTCATCGGCAAGCCCATCTCCTGGGTGTTCGAGAACCTGACCAGCTGGCTGTCCGGGATGACCGGCACCAGCGCGATCCTGCTCGGCGCGCTGCTCGGCCTGATGATCGCCTTCGACATGGGCGGTCCCGTCAACAAGACGGCCTTCCTCTTCGGTACGGGCCTCATCGCGTCCGGCAACTACGCGGTCATGGGCATGTGCGCGGCGGCCATCCCGGTCATGCCGCTCGGCCAGGGCCTGGCCACGGTGCTGCGCCGCAAGCTGTACTCCGACCAGGAGCGCGACACCGGTATGGCGGCCCTGTTCATGGGCATGTTCGGCATTTCGGAGGGCGCGATCCCCTTCGCGGCGGCGCGCCCGGCCGTCGTCATCCCCGCGAACATGCTCGGCGGCGCGGTCGCCGGTGCGATCGCGGGTGTCGCGGGGGTCGGCGACCACGTGCCGCACGGCGGGCCCGTCGTCGCCGCGCTCGGCGCGATCAGTGGCTGGGCCTGGTTCCTGATCGCCATCGCGGCGGGCACGGTGGTCACGGCGCTCACCACGAACGCGCTGATCGAGCTGAAGGAGCGCAAGCGGGGCGGCGGGGCGGTGGTGGCCGGTTCCGGCGGGGGTGCGGTCGTGCCGGAGGCGGTGCCGGTGCTGGTGGGTGCGGGTGCGGGTGCGGGTGCCGGGACGGCTGTACGGGCCTCCCAGGCGGCCCCGGCGGCCGGGTCGGCCGTCGTCGCGGCGGGCGCGGAGCCCGAGGTGCTCTCCGGCTACCTGACCGAGCAGACCGTGAAGACCGAGCTGGCCGCGGACGGCAAGGAGGCCGCGATCCGCGAGATGGCGGCGATGCTCGCGACCACCGGCAATGTCCGGGACACGGAGGAGCTGGTGCGGGTCGCGCTGGCCCGCGAGGCGCAGGGCACCACCGGGCTCGGCGAGTCGATCGCCATTCCGCACGCCAAGACGGATGCGGTGAGCCGGCCCACCGTCGGCTTCGCCCGGTCCGCCGAGGGCATCGAGTGGGGCGCCCTCGACGGTACGAAGGCCCGGCTGGTCTTCATGATCTCCGTGCCGGAGGCTGCGGCGGGCGACGAGCACCTGCGGATCCTGGCGCTGCTGTCGCGCAAGCTGATGGACTCCGGCTTCCGGGACCGGCTCCAGTCGGCGCCCGACGAGGCGGCCATCCTGAACGTCCTGCGCGAGATCCGGTAG